The following nucleotide sequence is from Diospyros lotus cultivar Yz01 chromosome 3, ASM1463336v1, whole genome shotgun sequence.
agagagagagagagtacagGGTCTCGGAGAAGTGGTTTGGTGTCGTCTTTGGCGGGTCTGAAAGGGGGTTTCTTCCGTGTAGTCTTGGGCTCGCTTTCCCCACTGTTGCATTTTCCGATCGAAATCTCTGAAGCTTTCATCTTTCTTTTAGGGTTAGGGTAAGGGTTTCtctgatctctctttctccGTCACCGACCCCTTGCTGGCAATGCGGTCGAGGAGGAAGAAGGGCAGTTTCGATAATCTAAGGAACCACCAATTCCCTTCTcgtcaatttatcaaaattttgatcCTCCAGTCAGTCCATTCTAGTGTAAATATTTTTGAGGATATATAGCCTCACTCAATTCACCAAACTTGTACTTTTGGCATCCATGGACGGACTATGACGACGACAGCCTTAGTCTGATCTAAAGATACAAGAGAGCTCCCtacagtatttaaaagatataGATGTGTTTGATCgtattacttaaaatttaattttatttaatattatttaaaaaataaaaactatccCACTCcgttgaaaaataaattctatgaaaataagttttaaatgcttgtaccaaacatatttttttataaaaaaattaatagtgtttgattatttttcataaaaaatatgtaataattatatatttttcatgataaatatgTGTAATTAAACACACTCTAAGTGTCCATGCCTCTACTAAttctttgttattattattattattttgaagttaataataatattattattaacttaaaacaacattttttaaagataattattaattaaaaaatatttggacTG
It contains:
- the LOC127797610 gene encoding uncharacterized protein LOC127797610; translation: MKASEISIGKCNSGESEPKTTRKKPPFRPAKDDTKPLLRDPILRSDPIETEEAVLRLPPFPPRSISQLNQ